One region of Xylanimonas ulmi genomic DNA includes:
- a CDS encoding MFS transporter yields the protein MPRNPYVDVLRIPGAAAFSASGGLARLPMSMVGIGTVLMIQAYTGSYAVAGRVSAVLVIAQALGSPQVARFVDRAGQRRVLLPMLAVTTAGLLGLVTAAAAGAPEPVLWPLAMVAGATSGSYGSYVRARWTHALVGDPHRLHAAFSFESAVDELVFIVGPVLATVLATAVIPPAALLLAAVTGGVGGLVFLSLRGTEPPVRAHLEGAAHDDGAGLARSRVRPPGPRSALFVPGMPALALVFLAMGTIFGAVDVATVAFSTEHERRALAGVVLAAFALGSLVSGLAYGAMHWTSRLSTRFAIGTVVLAAGVSLFFTVRSLPVLALVMCVTGFAIAPTVINGNAMVQALVPPQRLTEGLAWVGTSIGAGASAGSWLAGARIDAAGSHGGFLVAMVAGWVCVVLAVAALPTLRRQQGRAGLAVEQVPDPGTPAGA from the coding sequence GTGCCCCGCAACCCCTACGTCGACGTCCTGCGCATTCCCGGCGCCGCGGCCTTCTCCGCCTCAGGCGGCCTGGCCCGCCTGCCCATGTCGATGGTGGGCATCGGCACCGTCCTGATGATCCAGGCCTACACGGGCTCGTACGCCGTGGCGGGCCGCGTCTCGGCGGTGCTGGTCATCGCGCAGGCGCTGGGCTCGCCGCAGGTCGCGCGGTTCGTCGACCGCGCGGGTCAGCGCCGCGTGCTCCTGCCCATGCTCGCGGTCACGACCGCGGGCCTGCTGGGTCTGGTCACGGCCGCCGCCGCGGGCGCGCCCGAGCCGGTGCTGTGGCCGCTCGCGATGGTCGCGGGCGCGACCAGCGGCTCGTACGGCTCCTACGTGCGCGCCCGGTGGACGCACGCGCTCGTCGGCGACCCGCACCGCCTGCACGCCGCGTTCTCCTTCGAGTCGGCCGTCGACGAGCTCGTGTTCATCGTGGGACCCGTGCTGGCGACGGTGCTGGCCACGGCCGTGATCCCGCCCGCCGCGCTGCTGCTCGCGGCGGTGACGGGCGGCGTCGGCGGGCTCGTGTTCCTGTCGCTGCGCGGCACCGAGCCGCCCGTGCGCGCGCACCTCGAGGGCGCGGCGCACGACGACGGCGCCGGCCTCGCACGCTCGCGCGTGCGCCCGCCGGGGCCGCGCTCGGCGCTGTTCGTGCCCGGCATGCCCGCGCTCGCGCTCGTGTTCCTGGCGATGGGCACGATCTTCGGCGCGGTCGACGTGGCGACCGTCGCGTTCTCGACCGAGCACGAGCGCCGCGCGCTGGCGGGCGTCGTGCTCGCCGCGTTCGCGCTGGGCTCGCTGGTGTCCGGACTGGCGTACGGCGCCATGCACTGGACCTCGCGGCTGTCGACGAGGTTCGCGATCGGCACCGTGGTGCTCGCGGCGGGCGTCTCGCTCTTCTTCACGGTGCGGTCGCTGCCCGTGCTCGCCCTCGTGATGTGTGTCACCGGGTTCGCGATCGCACCCACGGTGATCAACGGCAACGCGATGGTGCAGGCCCTGGTCCCGCCGCAGCGCCTGACCGAGGGGCTCGCCTGGGTCGGCACGTCGATCGGGGCCGGCGCCTCGGCGGGGTCGTGGCTCGCGGGCGCGCGCATCGACGCCGCGGGCTCACACGGCGGGTTCCTGGTCGCGATGGTCGCCGGGTGGGTGTGCGTGGTGCTCGCGGTGGCGGCGCTGCCGACCCTGCGCCGCCAGCAGGGCCGCGCCGGCCTGGCCGTCGAGCAGGTCCCCGACCCGGGCACGCCCGCCGGCGCCTGA
- a CDS encoding GNAT family N-acetyltransferase, with product MTERTQPADQAPVCIIVKVPQQSRYEAHHPDSDRVMGWLKYRVEGDVVVIPATVTVPEFRGQGVAGMLARQALEDAMDVGKKVDALCWYVAEFIERNPRYYSLQV from the coding sequence ATGACGGAACGGACGCAGCCTGCGGACCAGGCGCCGGTGTGCATCATCGTCAAGGTTCCGCAGCAGTCGCGCTACGAGGCGCACCATCCCGACAGCGACCGCGTCATGGGCTGGCTGAAGTACCGCGTGGAGGGCGACGTCGTCGTCATTCCGGCGACGGTGACGGTCCCGGAGTTCCGTGGTCAGGGCGTGGCCGGCATGCTGGCGCGCCAGGCCCTGGAGGACGCGATGGACGTCGGCAAGAAGGTCGACGCGCTGTGCTGGTACGTCGCCGAGTTCATCGAGCGCAACCCCCGCTACTACTCGCTCCAGGTCTGA
- a CDS encoding GNAT family N-acetyltransferase: MTEARAHVTVADDPSRSAFVALLDDGTVAGGAYYERRGATVVFTHTEVEPAFEGQGIGSRLAAGALTLVREAGDAVVPLCPFIRAHMAKHPEYDDLLTTRTDFGTRVADPAGHRAGHDAGPGAGPGAGAVGGGA, from the coding sequence ATGACCGAGGCTAGAGCGCACGTCACCGTCGCGGACGACCCGTCCCGATCCGCGTTCGTCGCCCTGCTCGACGACGGCACGGTCGCGGGCGGCGCCTACTACGAGCGGCGCGGCGCCACCGTGGTCTTCACCCACACCGAGGTCGAGCCCGCGTTCGAGGGCCAGGGGATCGGCTCACGGCTCGCCGCGGGCGCCCTGACCCTGGTGCGCGAGGCCGGCGACGCCGTCGTGCCGCTGTGCCCGTTCATCCGCGCGCACATGGCCAAGCACCCCGAGTACGACGACCTGCTCACGACCCGCACCGACTTCGGCACGCGCGTGGCGGACCCCGCGGGCCACCGCGCCGGGCACGACGCCGGACCAGGCGCCGGACCAGGCGCGGGAGCGGTCGGGGGCGGCGCGTGA
- a CDS encoding FAD-binding protein gives MTVRVEHADVIVVGGGAAGLSAALAAVESFAAAGRDDAVVALVSKVYPMRSHTVAAEGGAAGVVPGGDDTLDQHVADTLAGGAGLAHEAAVRYVVERAPAELARLERLGMPWSRTAEGRPAVRRFGGMSRPRTWFAADKTGFHLLHTLFQTSLRHEAIRRYDEHVTLDLLRADGEFRGVVCHDQRRGERVVLLGGAVVLATGGYARAWATSTNAGIVTGDGLAMALRAGLALRDLEMVQVHPTCLPGSGILITEAVRGEGGVLLDADGERYLADYGLGPVTPVGAPEPRRMELGPRDKLSQAFWHADRDGRTVPTRDGGVVHLDLRHLGKAFLDERLPLVTGLARRFAGVDPAHELVPVRPAAHYTMGGVPTTAQGAVVDGQGARVAGLFAAGECASTGLHGANRLGSNSLVETLVVGRAAGQAAARAAGVGAAGSGAGAVGAGGVGEAALVDQARGLAERWLAMRGRGGESPAALRRELGAVLDADVGVYRDADGLARAAAALDGLHERYQDVRVADTSDVLNTDWTQAIELGAMLAVARGVVAAAIARTESRGAHQRLDHPQSDDVARHSLVTLGADGAVDVRFEAADTAAQALAAGGGVGQGEAGA, from the coding sequence GTGACGGTGCGCGTCGAGCACGCGGACGTCATCGTCGTCGGCGGCGGGGCCGCCGGCCTGAGCGCGGCGCTCGCGGCCGTCGAGTCGTTCGCCGCGGCCGGGCGGGACGACGCCGTCGTCGCGCTCGTGTCGAAGGTCTACCCGATGCGGTCGCACACCGTGGCGGCCGAGGGCGGCGCGGCCGGCGTCGTGCCCGGCGGCGACGACACGCTCGACCAGCACGTGGCCGACACGCTCGCGGGCGGCGCCGGGCTCGCGCACGAGGCGGCGGTGCGCTACGTCGTCGAGCGCGCGCCCGCCGAGCTCGCGCGCCTGGAGCGGCTCGGCATGCCGTGGTCGCGCACCGCCGAGGGGCGCCCCGCGGTCCGCCGCTTCGGGGGCATGAGTCGCCCGCGCACCTGGTTCGCGGCCGACAAGACGGGCTTCCACCTGCTGCACACGCTCTTCCAGACGAGCCTGCGGCACGAGGCCATCCGCCGCTACGACGAGCACGTCACGCTCGACCTGCTGCGCGCCGACGGCGAGTTCCGGGGGGTGGTCTGCCACGACCAGCGGCGAGGCGAGCGCGTCGTTCTGCTCGGCGGCGCCGTCGTGCTCGCCACCGGCGGGTACGCGCGCGCCTGGGCGACGTCGACCAACGCCGGCATCGTCACCGGGGACGGGCTCGCGATGGCGCTGCGCGCCGGGCTCGCGCTGCGCGACCTGGAGATGGTGCAGGTGCACCCCACCTGCCTGCCCGGCAGCGGCATCCTCATCACCGAGGCCGTACGCGGCGAGGGCGGCGTGCTGCTCGACGCCGACGGCGAGCGGTACCTCGCCGACTACGGACTCGGGCCCGTGACGCCCGTCGGGGCGCCCGAGCCGCGGCGCATGGAGCTCGGACCACGCGACAAGCTCTCGCAGGCCTTCTGGCACGCCGACCGCGACGGGCGCACCGTGCCCACGCGCGACGGCGGCGTCGTCCACCTCGACCTGCGACACCTCGGCAAGGCGTTCCTCGACGAGCGCTTGCCGCTCGTCACGGGCCTGGCCCGCCGGTTCGCGGGCGTCGACCCCGCGCATGAGTTGGTGCCCGTGCGCCCCGCGGCGCACTACACGATGGGCGGTGTGCCGACGACGGCGCAGGGCGCGGTGGTCGACGGCCAGGGCGCCAGGGTCGCGGGCCTGTTCGCCGCCGGGGAGTGCGCGTCCACCGGGCTGCATGGCGCCAACCGGCTGGGCTCGAACTCGCTGGTCGAGACCCTGGTGGTGGGGCGCGCGGCCGGGCAGGCCGCCGCGCGCGCCGCGGGAGTGGGCGCTGCGGGATCGGGCGCCGGGGCAGTGGGCGCCGGGGGAGTGGGCGAGGCCGCGCTGGTGGACCAGGCGCGCGGACTCGCCGAGAGATGGCTGGCGATGCGCGGACGCGGCGGTGAGTCGCCCGCGGCGCTGCGCCGCGAGCTGGGCGCCGTGCTCGACGCCGACGTCGGCGTCTACCGGGACGCCGACGGGCTCGCGCGCGCCGCCGCCGCGCTCGACGGCCTGCACGAGCGCTACCAGGACGTCCGGGTCGCCGACACCTCCGACGTGCTCAACACCGACTGGACCCAGGCGATCGAGCTCGGCGCGATGCTCGCCGTCGCGCGCGGCGTGGTCGCGGCGGCGATCGCACGCACCGAGTCGCGAGGCGCCCACCAGCGCCTCGACCACCCGCAGTCCGACGACGTCGCCCGGCACAGTCTGGTCACGCTCGGCGCCGACGGGGCCGTGGACGTGCGGTTCGAGGCGGCGGACACCGCGGCGCAGGCGCTCGCGGCCGGCGGCGGCGTCGGGCAGGGGGAGGCAGGCGCATGA
- a CDS encoding succinate dehydrogenase/fumarate reductase iron-sulfur subunit: protein MSDDLSGEAHETLRVTVMRQEPGQAPREETFDVPFDDRTSVLDALDWIKDHAEPSLTFRWSCRMGVCGSCGVMVNGRPVLGCETTVAGYRTSGITVGPMAHAAVQRDLAVDTDEFLAKLRGVSPWMLPPPAEPPTLTEPPTVVEPVETPGPTAVPALDVLAVHTQTPGQVEAYRGLSQCIDCMLCYAACPVLDDVAGFTGPAAIATARRWDLDSRDQGNEVRMVALAENEEGIWPCTQVGACTRACPKGVDPARAIRDAQREAMGG, encoded by the coding sequence ATGAGCGACGACCTGAGCGGCGAGGCCCACGAGACGCTGCGTGTGACGGTGATGCGGCAGGAGCCGGGGCAGGCGCCGCGCGAGGAGACCTTCGACGTCCCGTTCGACGACCGCACCTCGGTGCTCGACGCGCTCGACTGGATCAAGGACCACGCCGAGCCGAGCCTCACGTTCCGCTGGTCGTGCCGCATGGGCGTGTGCGGGTCGTGCGGCGTCATGGTCAACGGGCGCCCCGTGCTCGGGTGCGAGACGACCGTGGCCGGCTACCGGACGTCGGGCATCACGGTGGGTCCGATGGCGCACGCGGCGGTGCAGCGCGACCTCGCGGTCGACACCGACGAGTTCCTCGCCAAGCTCCGCGGCGTCTCGCCGTGGATGCTCCCACCCCCGGCCGAGCCGCCCACGCTGACCGAGCCGCCCACGGTGGTCGAGCCTGTCGAGACCCCCGGTCCCACCGCGGTGCCCGCCCTCGACGTCCTCGCCGTCCACACCCAGACCCCGGGCCAGGTCGAGGCCTACCGGGGCCTGTCCCAGTGCATCGACTGCATGCTCTGCTACGCCGCGTGCCCGGTGCTCGACGACGTCGCGGGGTTCACCGGCCCGGCCGCGATCGCCACGGCCCGCCGCTGGGACCTCGACTCGCGCGACCAGGGCAACGAGGTCCGCATGGTCGCGCTCGCCGAGAACGAGGAGGGCATCTGGCCCTGCACGCAGGTCGGGGCGTGCACGCGCGCGTGCCCCAAGGGCGTCGACCCGGCCCGCGCGATCCGCGACGCCCAGCGCGAGGCCATGGGCGGCTGA